In Carya illinoinensis cultivar Pawnee chromosome 9, C.illinoinensisPawnee_v1, whole genome shotgun sequence, the following are encoded in one genomic region:
- the LOC122275367 gene encoding uncharacterized protein At4g00950-like, translating to MYSSELPQKTLQIEEDDKFFSRLLSKESSVANPSLRVPYYGGISGAVPFMWESRPGTPKHTFSHATLVPPLTPPPSYYSNSSKKSIKKRSRSNLLHAIFPKISLKKGTTTVSPSPSSASISSTWSSPSDLSLSAPITDAKFHGMKRFLSQSSSFDSREDDDHQKGALGSLQHCVLAYLGCCASRLAATGCEN from the coding sequence ATGTACAGCTCTGAGCTTCCCCAGAAGACCCTTCAAATCGAGGAAGATGACAAGTTCTTCTCTAGGCTTTTATCCAAAGAGAGCTCTGTGGCTAACCCTTCTCTCAGGGTACCGTATTATGGAGGAATATCTGGTGCTGTTCCATTCATGTGGGAGTCTCGGCCTGGAACTCCTAAACATACCTTTTCTCACGCTACTCTAGTACCACCTCTTACTCCTCCTCCCTCCTATTATTCCAATTCTAGCAAAAAATCCATCAAGAAGCGCTCAAGATCCAATCTCTTACATGCTATATTCCCAAAAATCAGTCTTAAAAAGGGTACTACCACAGTGTCTCCGTCGCCATCTTCAGCATCAATCTCATCGACATGGTCGTCACCATCAGATTTGTCATTATCTGCTCCAATTACTGATGCAAAGTTTCATGGAATGAAGCGATTTTTAAGCCAAAGTTCATCCTTTGATTCCAGGGAAGATGATGATCATCAAAAAGGCGCCCTTGGTTCACTTCAACACTGTGTTTTGGCATATTTAGGGTGCTGCGCTTCGAGGCTAGCTGCTACCGGCTGTGAGAATTAA